The DNA region tttctctttttctctccaaaaAGGCAACCTTTCACACCCCATTCAGTCACCTGGGCCAGAGTCCGGAAGGCTGTTCCTCTTACACTTTCCCCAAGATAATGGGCTCAAGCAAGGTAGGTCTCAGAAGCCTTAAAAATAAACGTGAATAAGTCTCTCCACTCCAAAAAGCCGTCCCGTACTCCCTCGATAATAGATAATAGGGACGGCACAGAAGCACATGGTCTGCCCCGCAGATCCAAGGGTTTTAAAGAGAGGAGCCGGGCTGTGGGGAGGGTCTCACGTGGAGGGGGTTGGCACTCGGTCTGCTGCTCCGCAGACAGCGGGTCACGCTGAGCTGGGTGCCCCTGCGCCCAGGGCCGCCCTGGCCTCTCCAGCCTTCTCTCCAGCCTGCTCGGGGCAGGGTGGGCACCCAGGGGCCTGTGGCTGCTCTGGCCTGTCCTTACGTCGGTGGAAGCCTCAGTGCCCACTGTCTTTGTGCAGGACCCCAAGGGGAGCGTGATGGGGGCGGGGCGTCAGGGGTGGGAGAGGCTTGGCAGACATCCTCTGAGATCTGAGAGAGGAGTGGGGATGGAGCCTTTGCCTGTTGCTGTCAGATTTCCATGGGGAAAAAAACGTggattttttaaaggtttttttttttttttggccatgccgcatggcttgcaggatctcagcttcccgagcagggattgaacctgggccacaacagagaaagcccagaatcctaaccactaggccactgaGGAATCCCCGTTTTAAATCTCTTTCTTCCGACACATTCCCTGAAGTGTTACACAGATCTGAACTCGAAAAGTCGGGCAGACCCAACTCGAAGGCTTAGAGCATTTGGCTGTGGAACAGTCTTTGAAGAACACAGAGAAAGATACCCACTCAGTGACCCCAGTTTTGTTAGGACCTGAACGTTAGTCTTCACCACCTTCCTGCAGTTAATCAGAGCTCATCTGACTCCCTGGGCGTAATCCACTGTGTGAATTTCCAGGGAAGGGGATTTTGACCATTGCTGTTTCTGAAAGCTGGCTGCCATTCTCTATGAccatgagttgccatttcttgttGTTGTGATTGTTTATTGTGTACGAAACAAGGAATCATAGCTGCCATTTGTCACAGACCCAGTATCTGGCATTTCTGCTCCAGATCCCAGCTCTTACCTCcccaacacagacacacaacagaaGCAGCGAACTCCACAAGCCTTCTCGAAAGCCTGACGGTCTCAGCACACAGCCTGCACAGCATTGCCTGTGGGGTCATCAATTTCTCCcttaatgagaaatgctggcgcTCTCAAAGACCGAAGGAAATGGCCGCGTGTCTGCTGAGAGGAGCTCACTCTGAGTTACTGAGCCTTTCTTCACTGAAGTCACGTCCTAACCTTGCTTTTCATTCCAGGCGGCAGAGATGCTCCTTTTTGGGAAAAAGTTAACGGCCCAGGAAGCATGTGCCCAAGGACTCGTTACCGAAGTTTTTCCCGACAGCACTTTTCAGAAAGAAGTCTGGGCCAGGCTGAAAGCATATTCGAAGCTCCCCCCAAATGTTAGTATTCGGGAttgtttcgtttgtttgttttacttgcaAGAACCGTTTGCCTTAAAtaggcaatttaaaaaaaacaagacacCTTCGCTGGCTCTGAGCACATGTAAATCTGATATTAAAAGTAGCCGTAATAACATTAGAAATACTGACTTTTTTACGAAACTTACCAAATGGCCGTTCCActtctgggctgtggagacagAGGAGCAGTTCTTCCTGGGCATGACTTTGAGGAGGCTGACCAGCCGCCACTGCTGGGACTTCTGGCCTCGAACCCAGGTGAGCAGGCAGATAGATAGGTGAGCTCCTCGAGGACGCTTGCACTTCCACACGTGCCCGCCGGTAAGCGACTCTCTCGTATCCTCGCTGCTCAGAATGCAGTCCTGGAGCCAGAAGTGTGCGGTCACAGGGCCCGCCCCACACCTGCCAAGGtgatgtgtgcacacacaaacgCTCGAGAAGCCCTGTCTTCCTTATAAGGTGTCACAGGATCAAAGGAACAACAGAGCCACACAGTCATCAGAATTCTAGAATGATCCTAACTCCTCTTAGAATACCTCGTCAGCTAACTGTTGGTTTTGACTTTTCAGGCCATGAGAATTTCCAAGCAGATCAtcagagacagggagaaagaaaagttgCACGCGGTCAACGCAGAAGAAAGCAATGTCCTGAGGGAGAGGTGGCTGTCGGACGAGTGCATGAACGCCATCGCGAGCTTCCTGTCCAGAAAGTCGAAGCTCTGACGGCCGCGTGGCAGCGGAGCCGGGCGCCTCCAGGGAAGCGTTGTACCGCTGCTCCCGCTTGTCAGCCCCCGAGCCGAATAAAGCTTGCTGTGCCTTCTTTCAGTGCTTAAATACCAGTTGCTATGATTGTATTGTGCTGGAGCCTTGATGGAAAACAAATGATGTCAAACGCGCTTGGGGAACTTCTGTGGGCCCTTGGTCAGGGGCAGGGTCAGCTCTCGCGACATGAACGGCTGCTGCCAGGCGCACTGGAACAGGCTGCCCGGTGCCCTGCTCTGCAACGCGCTCACCGCGTTGCAGGCCGAGACCATGTGTTTGAAAACCACCACGGCACTCTGCCGTCCACACAGAGTCACCGACTCTATCGGCCCGAACACCGACAACCTCTGCGTGACGGAGGCAAGGTCTTCGATGGGTCGCATGTTCTTTTTCAGCCATCTGACAGGGAGGAATGGACAGAAAGGAGCAGGACCATCAGAGGGTCAGTTAGAATCTAGTTTCGTTCCACCATCCATCTGCCGAAAAGATGTGGAGAATTAGACCGTTTCCCAGGAACATGATATTCCATATCAGTGGTTATTCCCTCATGTTATTGTCCCGTCTTCACTCTCATTTAAGACGGTCCCTTATAAAAAACACATCCGAAAGCTGCCTTCACTGTCCTTGTAATCTAATAAAAACACAACTTACGAGGCACAGTAAAATTGGTGCTGAGTGGGAAAATGTATAGCTGTGAGCACTTATGTGAAAAAGAAGGCATCCGGTGGACTAGGAATACAGGCACGGCTCGGCCACTCAGGGTTGCACCCTGGGTCCCTGGCCGTGTTGGGGCGggctggtgcttcctgacctgtgcaGCACAAAAGCCCTGCAGCCCAGTGGCTGGGTCCCTAGAATCCCACTCCAGCCCGGCTAGGTCTCCACTCCCCGACCTGGAATGCGGCGGCCCACGGGGATCCCACACGCCTGCTCCGTCTCTGAGCACGCCTATAGACGCTGGGTGCAGCGGAGGGTGAAAAGGCAGCTTGTGTTTTATGCAGAGCAGAGCTTGTTTTCACACTCAACCACAGACGCCAGAGACGACTTCAAGTCATTTTTTAGCTGAGGCATCAGGGGTTCGTGGTCATCCTGTAACGTCTCTAAACAGGCCCGCCGGGGGCAAAGCTGGCCGCCTACCTGACAACTATGGTCGACATCGGAGGCTCCCTTGTGCCTTTGCTCCACAGGCGGCATTTCTTCCACCCTTGATTGGCGCTGTTGCTTTGCTTCCTTCTCCACAGGGGCATACTGCTTGGTTTGGGGGTCAGATTAATCTCTCTTGGAAACTGATGTCTTTCCAAGATCCTTTCTAAGCCAGAGAATTCCGAATTCTCACCTAGTAATAGAATAAATTAGTGCTAGTCGCTCAGCCGTCTCCAATTCTGTGACACCTGCccctggacggtagcccgccaggctcctccgtccgtggaattctccaggcaagaatacaggagtgggttgccattcccttctccagggaatctcctcagtccagggattgaacccaggttttctgcactataggcagattttttttttttttttttgccagtaaaCAACTTTGTCTTTTATTTGCCCGAGGCCAACTGTGGCAGGCAGTGAGGCCCTAAGACTTCcagaaggggggtgggggtggggacccaTCCTGCCTGCCCCATCCTGCTTCCTGCAGGAGATGCGAGAACAGATAAGTGTACCCTCGCGCCAGCAAGTGTCTCCTCCATTTTGtgcatcagttgctcagtcctgtccaactctgcgaccccgtggactgtagcccgccaggctcctctgtccaagagcttcttcaggcaagagtaccggagtgggttgccatttccttctccagccggcagactcttcaccacgtgagccccagggaggCCCTGGTGCAGCAAGCATTGGAGCAACTCGGTGTTCCTTCCCATCTCTGCTTGGTTTGAGAACGGCTATTCGTGCCATTTAGTTGCTACTTAGCTCTGCCATTTCTTCATTCCAAAAATACCAGTGAGCAGCATTTAGACCTTAGCCTGGGCCTGGATGTCTGAGAGACGCCCAGCAAGCAGAGAGTGAAGGATTGCACAGGGCAGGCACTGAGGCTCTCTGGTGTGATCTGTCTGTGATTCTCAAAGGGCAAGCCCTTCAGTGATAGTAACCACACACTGCCCCGACGGCACACGCGCTGCTTCACACGGATGGCCCATAATCAGATTGCCCGTCAGCCGTGAGACAGAACTTGTGTCAGAACGTGTTCCAGGACACCGcttccttccttcatcaaaacCATCTCTCCCCCTccaaagaaaagagggagggagaagggaagtcAGTTAAAATGCACGTCATTTACTGACAGAGCTGAGTTACCTTGCAGGGCAGGCTTTTTATCTCTTTGCCAACTGGTAACACGTTGAGAAGCAAAAGCCAGTTTGCAGGCCGTGCTCTGAGCATCTCTGCAACCCATTCAGGTGAGAAGAAGCTGTCACACAGCTGTGGCAGGAAGAGGAGCTGAGCCTCAAGAGATTCAGGGAGGCCCTGCATCAGACTCGGAATTAGATCAGAGCTCATCCAGCCCCCATTATTCCACCGGCTGGATCCCTGAAGGTCTTTCCCAGGCAGGGTAATTGGTAGAGACCCCCAGAAACATTGCCTCATCCAGACTAAGTGAACTAAATGGTATAATGACAGTGATCAGCTTCATCCTTAGAGGCCAGAAAATCACACCAAGTGACTCAAGAGCAGGCCTGAGTATGGGGCTCCCGCCTGCGGACGAAGGCCAGGGTTCTCACGGCGGTTCCTGAGCCCCATGACCACACAGCTGGGCCGCCCAGCCTCCCTCAGGCTCCCTCCGCCCAACAGCAAGAGCGTAGGGTTTGCTTGATTGTCAGGATTTCAAATCTATTGATAATTCAGGGGACCGAAGCCTACATGGCAGGATCACCACCAACTGCTAAAGGCGTGTCAACACCTATTTGTGTCGACACTGGAAGGCTAGGAGAACAAACAATCAACATATAACTGGAATATTGAGAAATCAAAACCCACTTCTCCAACCTCACATAAACGCTCACtccattttcaattttaaaactgaatttcaattacaaaaattaaagatGGATGGAAAGActtccattaaaataaaatttaacagctTAAGTATAgcgagtgaaagtcgctcagtagtgtctgactcgttgcaaccccatggactgtagcccagcaggctcctctgtccatgggagtctccaggccagaatactggagtgggtagcctttcccttctccaggggatcttcccaacccagggatggaacccaggtctcccgagttgcaggcagattcttgactgtctgagccaccagggaggcagtctgctgctgctgctgccgagtcgcttcagtcgtgtccgaccctgtgagaccccacagacggcagcccgccaggctccgccctccctgcgatcctccaggcaagaaccctggagtgggctgccatttccttctccaatgtgtgaaagtgaagtcgctcagtcgtgtccgactcttcgcgacctcatggactgcagcctaccgggctcctcggtccatgggagtttccaggcaagagagctggagtgggctgccatcgccttctccagggaagcggTGTACACAGTGCCGAAAATCAATGAACCTGAGCCGGGAGACCAGCAGGGGGCGCGCTCAGCCCTGTGTCCACAGCGGAGCCCAAATCGGAAGCAGACAGACCCGCCCCGCTCCTCTCCCGCAGGACTCGCCCGGTTTGTTCGCTCCTGTGGTTTCCCTCGCAGCTTCCTTTACCTTCCGTAAAAGCATTCCCCTGTCCTTGCCGTGTGGTAACTTCCTTGTGGTTTGCTGATTTGCACTTCTCCGTGGATACCGAGTAAAgccatctttgctggagaaatactGGGCGGGCCTTTTAGTTCAAAGTCAACAACAGTCAAAGGAACCTCTTCCGTTCTCCGCTATCCTGCCACCATCCCGAATTTGCTGTGTCTCCTTCTAGAACCCTTTTCTAAACAGTCATGTACATATTTACATCTATGAATTTACAGTCTTCTTTTGGCAAAAATGGAATCATTGTTATTAAAACTCTGCAGTGTGTATTGTAGATGTTTTAATATCGACTCTTTTTAACAGTATTTCACAGTATGAATGTGTCTGTTTAACCATCCTGTTGTTGAATGCTAATAGGCTTTTTAGAACTTTTCACCTTTATAAAGTGTTTCGACACACACCTTTGTTCTTGCATCTCTGTGCAGGGTGGGCCAGTATTTCTCCAGGTGACTaagcagaagtggaattgctaagtTGAAGGACACGCGCATCTAACAGGATGTATTGCGGATTTTTCTGTTGGCTCAGTTTTGTTCTAAGCCCACAAGGTCTGAAAAGCATCCAGTGGCGCCAGATACCCAACTATGAACAACAAACTTATCTATGTAAGAAAATGCTAAGCATTCTTTTAGGCACGTGAGGATTTCTTTAGGCAAAGGTGCTGTAGTGCTGGGGACTGGAGCATCTCCTAAGCCCCAGCATCCCCGGATGTGGCCTCACTTGGAAATAACCTGCAGAtgtagttaagatgaggtcatactggggcagtgtgtgtgctaagtcactcagtcgtgtacagccctgttcgaccccatggactgtagcccaccaggctcctctgtccatggggattctgcaggcgagaatcctggagcgggttgccatttcctactccaggggttgaGCCCGAGTCTCTTGCGTCCCCTGGATTGGAAGGCAGGTCCTTTACTGCTAGCACCGCCCGGGGAAGCCCTCTTCTGGAGCAGAGCAGGTTCTTAATCCAGTATGGTGCTCCTTGTAGGAAGACAGACGCGCACAGGGAGAAGACGGGTGTCACATGTGCAGACGCTCCTG from Ovis canadensis isolate MfBH-ARS-UI-01 breed Bighorn chromosome 20, ARS-UI_OviCan_v2, whole genome shotgun sequence includes:
- the LOC138425192 gene encoding testis expressed protein 56-like: MGTARNSQVELKLPLLEKPKTPKNYSHPEVLRHTFETLSNLHKLLPNHLMELLHSCQSEEDKKQCLHRPGGTLFSPRPYRLCSGQWLPLLDQWLKKNMRPIEDLASVTQRLSVFGPIESVTLCGRQSAVVVFKHMVSACNAVSALQSRAPGSLFQCAWQQPFMSRELTLPLTKGPQKFPKRV